A window of Mangifera indica cultivar Alphonso chromosome 13, CATAS_Mindica_2.1, whole genome shotgun sequence contains these coding sequences:
- the LOC123194051 gene encoding 3-hydroxyisobutyryl-CoA hydrolase 1-like isoform X6, translated as MNQQQQQDVVFEGNSCVKKVTLNRPRKLNSLTYGMVSQMLKKLNEFETDPSVKLVILKGNGKAFCSGGDIVDLYGHSPPGQWRLKESFYKKQLIIDYLLATYKKPLVALINGIVMGGGAGLSMHAKFKIVTENTVFAMPEVAIGHVPDVGASHFLSRLPGYFGEYLGLTGTRLRGADMIACELATHFLLSKDLHLLENALDKVTSSDTAAISQLLSKFTLGKNDLKEQSAYYTSRLPIINKCFSRETVEDILLALEKQAEIGKEKWVVDAINSLKSTCPTSLKICLRSLREGRWQSLEQCLARDYTISYRTAASHDFYEGVRAMLFDKDKNPKWQPSKLELVTEEMIDQYFVEVKDDKSEPLRLPPRSNSIVAATSKL; from the exons ATGAAtcag cagcagcagcaggaTGTGGTATTTGAAGGGAATTCCTGCGTGAAGAAGGTGACGTTGAACAGACCACGCAAATTAAACAGCCTCACTTATGGAATG GTCTCTCAGATGTTGAAGAAGTTGAATGAGTTTGAGACGGATCCCAGTGTCAAACTCGTGATTTTGAAG GGAAACGGAAAAGCCTTCTGTTCTGGTGGGGATATTGTAGACCTTTATGGACATAGCCCTCCAG GGCAGTGGCGCTTGAAGGAGAGTTTCTACAAGAAACAACTCATCATTGACTATTTGCTTGCTACCTATAAGAAGCCCCTG GTTGCCCTTATCAATGGAATTGTAATGGGAGGTGGAGCGGGACTGTCAATGCATGCAAAGTTCAAGATTGTGACAGAGAATACT GTATTTGCTATGCCAGAAGTAGCCATAGGACATGTTCCTGATGTTGGTGCGTCACATTTCCTTTCTAGACTTCCTGGATATTTTG GGGAATATTTAGGACTTACTGGAACCCGGTTAAGAGGAGCTGATATGATTGCTTGTGAACTCGCTACTCATTTTCTCCTCTCCAAG GATCTTCATTTGTTGGAAAATGCATTAGACAAGGTGACTTCTTCAGATACCGCTGCAATTTCTCAGCTTCTCAGCAAATTTACACTcggaaaaaatgatttgaaagaACAGAGTGCTTATTACACAAG CAGGTTGCCGATTATCAACAAATGTTTCTCTCGAGAAACTGTTGAAGACATATTGTTGGCACTC GAGAAGCAGGCAGAAATTGGAAAGGAAAAGTGGGTGGTTGATGCAATAAATTCTCTGAAGTCAACTTGCCCAACAAGCCTCAAAATTTGTCTTCGATCG TTAAGGGAAGGTCGATGGCAGAGCCTTGAGCAATGCTTGGCTCGTGATTATACAATTTCTTATCGAACAGCAGCGAGCCATGATTTCTATGAG GGGGTAAGAGCAATGCTATTTGACAAAGACAAAAACCCCAAG TGGCAGCCTTCAAAATTAGAGCTAGTGACCGAAGAAATGATAGATCAGTATTTCGTGGAAGTGAAGGACGACAAGTCGGAACCACTGCGACTTCCTCCAAGATCCAATTCAATTGTTGCTGCCACTTCCAAACTGTAA
- the LOC123194051 gene encoding 3-hydroxyisobutyryl-CoA hydrolase 1-like isoform X5 — translation MNQQQQQQDVVFEGNSCVKKVTLNRPRKLNSLTYGMVSQMLKKLNEFETDPSVKLVILKGNGKAFCSGGDIVDLYGHSPPGQWRLKESFYKKQLIIDYLLATYKKPLVALINGIVMGGGAGLSMHAKFKIVTENTVFAMPEVAIGHVPDVGASHFLSRLPGYFGEYLGLTGTRLRGADMIACELATHFLLSKDLHLLENALDKVTSSDTAAISQLLSKFTLGKNDLKEQSAYYTSRLPIINKCFSRETVEDILLALEKQAEIGKEKWVVDAINSLKSTCPTSLKICLRSLREGRWQSLEQCLARDYTISYRTAASHDFYEGVRAMLFDKDKNPKWQPSKLELVTEEMIDQYFVEVKDDKSEPLRLPPRSNSIVAATSKL, via the exons ATGAAtcag cagcagcagcagcaggaTGTGGTATTTGAAGGGAATTCCTGCGTGAAGAAGGTGACGTTGAACAGACCACGCAAATTAAACAGCCTCACTTATGGAATG GTCTCTCAGATGTTGAAGAAGTTGAATGAGTTTGAGACGGATCCCAGTGTCAAACTCGTGATTTTGAAG GGAAACGGAAAAGCCTTCTGTTCTGGTGGGGATATTGTAGACCTTTATGGACATAGCCCTCCAG GGCAGTGGCGCTTGAAGGAGAGTTTCTACAAGAAACAACTCATCATTGACTATTTGCTTGCTACCTATAAGAAGCCCCTG GTTGCCCTTATCAATGGAATTGTAATGGGAGGTGGAGCGGGACTGTCAATGCATGCAAAGTTCAAGATTGTGACAGAGAATACT GTATTTGCTATGCCAGAAGTAGCCATAGGACATGTTCCTGATGTTGGTGCGTCACATTTCCTTTCTAGACTTCCTGGATATTTTG GGGAATATTTAGGACTTACTGGAACCCGGTTAAGAGGAGCTGATATGATTGCTTGTGAACTCGCTACTCATTTTCTCCTCTCCAAG GATCTTCATTTGTTGGAAAATGCATTAGACAAGGTGACTTCTTCAGATACCGCTGCAATTTCTCAGCTTCTCAGCAAATTTACACTcggaaaaaatgatttgaaagaACAGAGTGCTTATTACACAAG CAGGTTGCCGATTATCAACAAATGTTTCTCTCGAGAAACTGTTGAAGACATATTGTTGGCACTC GAGAAGCAGGCAGAAATTGGAAAGGAAAAGTGGGTGGTTGATGCAATAAATTCTCTGAAGTCAACTTGCCCAACAAGCCTCAAAATTTGTCTTCGATCG TTAAGGGAAGGTCGATGGCAGAGCCTTGAGCAATGCTTGGCTCGTGATTATACAATTTCTTATCGAACAGCAGCGAGCCATGATTTCTATGAG GGGGTAAGAGCAATGCTATTTGACAAAGACAAAAACCCCAAG TGGCAGCCTTCAAAATTAGAGCTAGTGACCGAAGAAATGATAGATCAGTATTTCGTGGAAGTGAAGGACGACAAGTCGGAACCACTGCGACTTCCTCCAAGATCCAATTCAATTGTTGCTGCCACTTCCAAACTGTAA
- the LOC123194051 gene encoding 3-hydroxyisobutyryl-CoA hydrolase 1-like isoform X1 → MNQQQQQQQQQDVVFEGNSCVKKVTLNRPRKLNSLTYGMVSQMLKKLNEFETDPSVKLVILKGNGKAFCSGGDIVDLYGHSPPGQWRLKESFYKKQLIIDYLLATYKKPLVALINGIVMGGGAGLSMHAKFKIVTENTVFAMPEVAIGHVPDVGASHFLSRLPGYFGEYLGLTGTRLRGADMIACELATHFLLSKDLHLLENALDKVTSSDTAAISQLLSKFTLGKNDLKEQSAYYTSRLPIINKCFSRETVEDILLALEKQAEIGKEKWVVDAINSLKSTCPTSLKICLRSLREGRWQSLEQCLARDYTISYRTAASHDFYEGVRAMLFDKDKNPKWQPSKLELVTEEMIDQYFVEVKDDKSEPLRLPPRSNSIVAATSKL, encoded by the exons ATGAAtcag cagcagcagcagcagcagcagcaggaTGTGGTATTTGAAGGGAATTCCTGCGTGAAGAAGGTGACGTTGAACAGACCACGCAAATTAAACAGCCTCACTTATGGAATG GTCTCTCAGATGTTGAAGAAGTTGAATGAGTTTGAGACGGATCCCAGTGTCAAACTCGTGATTTTGAAG GGAAACGGAAAAGCCTTCTGTTCTGGTGGGGATATTGTAGACCTTTATGGACATAGCCCTCCAG GGCAGTGGCGCTTGAAGGAGAGTTTCTACAAGAAACAACTCATCATTGACTATTTGCTTGCTACCTATAAGAAGCCCCTG GTTGCCCTTATCAATGGAATTGTAATGGGAGGTGGAGCGGGACTGTCAATGCATGCAAAGTTCAAGATTGTGACAGAGAATACT GTATTTGCTATGCCAGAAGTAGCCATAGGACATGTTCCTGATGTTGGTGCGTCACATTTCCTTTCTAGACTTCCTGGATATTTTG GGGAATATTTAGGACTTACTGGAACCCGGTTAAGAGGAGCTGATATGATTGCTTGTGAACTCGCTACTCATTTTCTCCTCTCCAAG GATCTTCATTTGTTGGAAAATGCATTAGACAAGGTGACTTCTTCAGATACCGCTGCAATTTCTCAGCTTCTCAGCAAATTTACACTcggaaaaaatgatttgaaagaACAGAGTGCTTATTACACAAG CAGGTTGCCGATTATCAACAAATGTTTCTCTCGAGAAACTGTTGAAGACATATTGTTGGCACTC GAGAAGCAGGCAGAAATTGGAAAGGAAAAGTGGGTGGTTGATGCAATAAATTCTCTGAAGTCAACTTGCCCAACAAGCCTCAAAATTTGTCTTCGATCG TTAAGGGAAGGTCGATGGCAGAGCCTTGAGCAATGCTTGGCTCGTGATTATACAATTTCTTATCGAACAGCAGCGAGCCATGATTTCTATGAG GGGGTAAGAGCAATGCTATTTGACAAAGACAAAAACCCCAAG TGGCAGCCTTCAAAATTAGAGCTAGTGACCGAAGAAATGATAGATCAGTATTTCGTGGAAGTGAAGGACGACAAGTCGGAACCACTGCGACTTCCTCCAAGATCCAATTCAATTGTTGCTGCCACTTCCAAACTGTAA
- the LOC123194051 gene encoding 3-hydroxyisobutyryl-CoA hydrolase 1-like isoform X7: MNQQQQDVVFEGNSCVKKVTLNRPRKLNSLTYGMVSQMLKKLNEFETDPSVKLVILKGNGKAFCSGGDIVDLYGHSPPGQWRLKESFYKKQLIIDYLLATYKKPLVALINGIVMGGGAGLSMHAKFKIVTENTVFAMPEVAIGHVPDVGASHFLSRLPGYFGEYLGLTGTRLRGADMIACELATHFLLSKDLHLLENALDKVTSSDTAAISQLLSKFTLGKNDLKEQSAYYTSRLPIINKCFSRETVEDILLALEKQAEIGKEKWVVDAINSLKSTCPTSLKICLRSLREGRWQSLEQCLARDYTISYRTAASHDFYEGVRAMLFDKDKNPKWQPSKLELVTEEMIDQYFVEVKDDKSEPLRLPPRSNSIVAATSKL, encoded by the exons ATGAAtcag cagcagcaggaTGTGGTATTTGAAGGGAATTCCTGCGTGAAGAAGGTGACGTTGAACAGACCACGCAAATTAAACAGCCTCACTTATGGAATG GTCTCTCAGATGTTGAAGAAGTTGAATGAGTTTGAGACGGATCCCAGTGTCAAACTCGTGATTTTGAAG GGAAACGGAAAAGCCTTCTGTTCTGGTGGGGATATTGTAGACCTTTATGGACATAGCCCTCCAG GGCAGTGGCGCTTGAAGGAGAGTTTCTACAAGAAACAACTCATCATTGACTATTTGCTTGCTACCTATAAGAAGCCCCTG GTTGCCCTTATCAATGGAATTGTAATGGGAGGTGGAGCGGGACTGTCAATGCATGCAAAGTTCAAGATTGTGACAGAGAATACT GTATTTGCTATGCCAGAAGTAGCCATAGGACATGTTCCTGATGTTGGTGCGTCACATTTCCTTTCTAGACTTCCTGGATATTTTG GGGAATATTTAGGACTTACTGGAACCCGGTTAAGAGGAGCTGATATGATTGCTTGTGAACTCGCTACTCATTTTCTCCTCTCCAAG GATCTTCATTTGTTGGAAAATGCATTAGACAAGGTGACTTCTTCAGATACCGCTGCAATTTCTCAGCTTCTCAGCAAATTTACACTcggaaaaaatgatttgaaagaACAGAGTGCTTATTACACAAG CAGGTTGCCGATTATCAACAAATGTTTCTCTCGAGAAACTGTTGAAGACATATTGTTGGCACTC GAGAAGCAGGCAGAAATTGGAAAGGAAAAGTGGGTGGTTGATGCAATAAATTCTCTGAAGTCAACTTGCCCAACAAGCCTCAAAATTTGTCTTCGATCG TTAAGGGAAGGTCGATGGCAGAGCCTTGAGCAATGCTTGGCTCGTGATTATACAATTTCTTATCGAACAGCAGCGAGCCATGATTTCTATGAG GGGGTAAGAGCAATGCTATTTGACAAAGACAAAAACCCCAAG TGGCAGCCTTCAAAATTAGAGCTAGTGACCGAAGAAATGATAGATCAGTATTTCGTGGAAGTGAAGGACGACAAGTCGGAACCACTGCGACTTCCTCCAAGATCCAATTCAATTGTTGCTGCCACTTCCAAACTGTAA
- the LOC123194051 gene encoding 3-hydroxyisobutyryl-CoA hydrolase 1-like isoform X4, with product MNQQQQQQQDVVFEGNSCVKKVTLNRPRKLNSLTYGMVSQMLKKLNEFETDPSVKLVILKGNGKAFCSGGDIVDLYGHSPPGQWRLKESFYKKQLIIDYLLATYKKPLVALINGIVMGGGAGLSMHAKFKIVTENTVFAMPEVAIGHVPDVGASHFLSRLPGYFGEYLGLTGTRLRGADMIACELATHFLLSKDLHLLENALDKVTSSDTAAISQLLSKFTLGKNDLKEQSAYYTSRLPIINKCFSRETVEDILLALEKQAEIGKEKWVVDAINSLKSTCPTSLKICLRSLREGRWQSLEQCLARDYTISYRTAASHDFYEGVRAMLFDKDKNPKWQPSKLELVTEEMIDQYFVEVKDDKSEPLRLPPRSNSIVAATSKL from the exons ATGAAtcag cagcagcagcagcagcaggaTGTGGTATTTGAAGGGAATTCCTGCGTGAAGAAGGTGACGTTGAACAGACCACGCAAATTAAACAGCCTCACTTATGGAATG GTCTCTCAGATGTTGAAGAAGTTGAATGAGTTTGAGACGGATCCCAGTGTCAAACTCGTGATTTTGAAG GGAAACGGAAAAGCCTTCTGTTCTGGTGGGGATATTGTAGACCTTTATGGACATAGCCCTCCAG GGCAGTGGCGCTTGAAGGAGAGTTTCTACAAGAAACAACTCATCATTGACTATTTGCTTGCTACCTATAAGAAGCCCCTG GTTGCCCTTATCAATGGAATTGTAATGGGAGGTGGAGCGGGACTGTCAATGCATGCAAAGTTCAAGATTGTGACAGAGAATACT GTATTTGCTATGCCAGAAGTAGCCATAGGACATGTTCCTGATGTTGGTGCGTCACATTTCCTTTCTAGACTTCCTGGATATTTTG GGGAATATTTAGGACTTACTGGAACCCGGTTAAGAGGAGCTGATATGATTGCTTGTGAACTCGCTACTCATTTTCTCCTCTCCAAG GATCTTCATTTGTTGGAAAATGCATTAGACAAGGTGACTTCTTCAGATACCGCTGCAATTTCTCAGCTTCTCAGCAAATTTACACTcggaaaaaatgatttgaaagaACAGAGTGCTTATTACACAAG CAGGTTGCCGATTATCAACAAATGTTTCTCTCGAGAAACTGTTGAAGACATATTGTTGGCACTC GAGAAGCAGGCAGAAATTGGAAAGGAAAAGTGGGTGGTTGATGCAATAAATTCTCTGAAGTCAACTTGCCCAACAAGCCTCAAAATTTGTCTTCGATCG TTAAGGGAAGGTCGATGGCAGAGCCTTGAGCAATGCTTGGCTCGTGATTATACAATTTCTTATCGAACAGCAGCGAGCCATGATTTCTATGAG GGGGTAAGAGCAATGCTATTTGACAAAGACAAAAACCCCAAG TGGCAGCCTTCAAAATTAGAGCTAGTGACCGAAGAAATGATAGATCAGTATTTCGTGGAAGTGAAGGACGACAAGTCGGAACCACTGCGACTTCCTCCAAGATCCAATTCAATTGTTGCTGCCACTTCCAAACTGTAA
- the LOC123194051 gene encoding 3-hydroxyisobutyryl-CoA hydrolase 1-like isoform X2 — translation MNQQQQQQQQQDVVFEGNSCVKKVTLNRPRKLNSLTYGMVSQMLKKLNEFETDPSVKLVILKGNGKAFCSGGDIVDLYGHSPPGQWRLKESFYKKQLIIDYLLATYKKPLVALINGIVMGGGAGLSMHAKFKIVTENTVFAMPEVAIGHVPDVGASHFLSRLPGYFGEYLGLTGTRLRGADMIACELATHFLLSKDLHLLENALDKVTSSDTAAISQLLSKFTLGKNDLKEQSAYYTRLPIINKCFSRETVEDILLALEKQAEIGKEKWVVDAINSLKSTCPTSLKICLRSLREGRWQSLEQCLARDYTISYRTAASHDFYEGVRAMLFDKDKNPKWQPSKLELVTEEMIDQYFVEVKDDKSEPLRLPPRSNSIVAATSKL, via the exons ATGAAtcag cagcagcagcagcagcagcagcaggaTGTGGTATTTGAAGGGAATTCCTGCGTGAAGAAGGTGACGTTGAACAGACCACGCAAATTAAACAGCCTCACTTATGGAATG GTCTCTCAGATGTTGAAGAAGTTGAATGAGTTTGAGACGGATCCCAGTGTCAAACTCGTGATTTTGAAG GGAAACGGAAAAGCCTTCTGTTCTGGTGGGGATATTGTAGACCTTTATGGACATAGCCCTCCAG GGCAGTGGCGCTTGAAGGAGAGTTTCTACAAGAAACAACTCATCATTGACTATTTGCTTGCTACCTATAAGAAGCCCCTG GTTGCCCTTATCAATGGAATTGTAATGGGAGGTGGAGCGGGACTGTCAATGCATGCAAAGTTCAAGATTGTGACAGAGAATACT GTATTTGCTATGCCAGAAGTAGCCATAGGACATGTTCCTGATGTTGGTGCGTCACATTTCCTTTCTAGACTTCCTGGATATTTTG GGGAATATTTAGGACTTACTGGAACCCGGTTAAGAGGAGCTGATATGATTGCTTGTGAACTCGCTACTCATTTTCTCCTCTCCAAG GATCTTCATTTGTTGGAAAATGCATTAGACAAGGTGACTTCTTCAGATACCGCTGCAATTTCTCAGCTTCTCAGCAAATTTACACTcggaaaaaatgatttgaaagaACAGAGTGCTTATTACACAAG GTTGCCGATTATCAACAAATGTTTCTCTCGAGAAACTGTTGAAGACATATTGTTGGCACTC GAGAAGCAGGCAGAAATTGGAAAGGAAAAGTGGGTGGTTGATGCAATAAATTCTCTGAAGTCAACTTGCCCAACAAGCCTCAAAATTTGTCTTCGATCG TTAAGGGAAGGTCGATGGCAGAGCCTTGAGCAATGCTTGGCTCGTGATTATACAATTTCTTATCGAACAGCAGCGAGCCATGATTTCTATGAG GGGGTAAGAGCAATGCTATTTGACAAAGACAAAAACCCCAAG TGGCAGCCTTCAAAATTAGAGCTAGTGACCGAAGAAATGATAGATCAGTATTTCGTGGAAGTGAAGGACGACAAGTCGGAACCACTGCGACTTCCTCCAAGATCCAATTCAATTGTTGCTGCCACTTCCAAACTGTAA
- the LOC123194051 gene encoding 3-hydroxyisobutyryl-CoA hydrolase 1-like isoform X3 — translation MNQQQQQQQQDVVFEGNSCVKKVTLNRPRKLNSLTYGMVSQMLKKLNEFETDPSVKLVILKGNGKAFCSGGDIVDLYGHSPPGQWRLKESFYKKQLIIDYLLATYKKPLVALINGIVMGGGAGLSMHAKFKIVTENTVFAMPEVAIGHVPDVGASHFLSRLPGYFGEYLGLTGTRLRGADMIACELATHFLLSKDLHLLENALDKVTSSDTAAISQLLSKFTLGKNDLKEQSAYYTSRLPIINKCFSRETVEDILLALEKQAEIGKEKWVVDAINSLKSTCPTSLKICLRSLREGRWQSLEQCLARDYTISYRTAASHDFYEGVRAMLFDKDKNPKWQPSKLELVTEEMIDQYFVEVKDDKSEPLRLPPRSNSIVAATSKL, via the exons ATGAAtcag cagcagcagcagcagcagcaggaTGTGGTATTTGAAGGGAATTCCTGCGTGAAGAAGGTGACGTTGAACAGACCACGCAAATTAAACAGCCTCACTTATGGAATG GTCTCTCAGATGTTGAAGAAGTTGAATGAGTTTGAGACGGATCCCAGTGTCAAACTCGTGATTTTGAAG GGAAACGGAAAAGCCTTCTGTTCTGGTGGGGATATTGTAGACCTTTATGGACATAGCCCTCCAG GGCAGTGGCGCTTGAAGGAGAGTTTCTACAAGAAACAACTCATCATTGACTATTTGCTTGCTACCTATAAGAAGCCCCTG GTTGCCCTTATCAATGGAATTGTAATGGGAGGTGGAGCGGGACTGTCAATGCATGCAAAGTTCAAGATTGTGACAGAGAATACT GTATTTGCTATGCCAGAAGTAGCCATAGGACATGTTCCTGATGTTGGTGCGTCACATTTCCTTTCTAGACTTCCTGGATATTTTG GGGAATATTTAGGACTTACTGGAACCCGGTTAAGAGGAGCTGATATGATTGCTTGTGAACTCGCTACTCATTTTCTCCTCTCCAAG GATCTTCATTTGTTGGAAAATGCATTAGACAAGGTGACTTCTTCAGATACCGCTGCAATTTCTCAGCTTCTCAGCAAATTTACACTcggaaaaaatgatttgaaagaACAGAGTGCTTATTACACAAG CAGGTTGCCGATTATCAACAAATGTTTCTCTCGAGAAACTGTTGAAGACATATTGTTGGCACTC GAGAAGCAGGCAGAAATTGGAAAGGAAAAGTGGGTGGTTGATGCAATAAATTCTCTGAAGTCAACTTGCCCAACAAGCCTCAAAATTTGTCTTCGATCG TTAAGGGAAGGTCGATGGCAGAGCCTTGAGCAATGCTTGGCTCGTGATTATACAATTTCTTATCGAACAGCAGCGAGCCATGATTTCTATGAG GGGGTAAGAGCAATGCTATTTGACAAAGACAAAAACCCCAAG TGGCAGCCTTCAAAATTAGAGCTAGTGACCGAAGAAATGATAGATCAGTATTTCGTGGAAGTGAAGGACGACAAGTCGGAACCACTGCGACTTCCTCCAAGATCCAATTCAATTGTTGCTGCCACTTCCAAACTGTAA